The Mercurialis annua linkage group LG2, ddMerAnnu1.2, whole genome shotgun sequence genome contains a region encoding:
- the LOC126668179 gene encoding hexokinase-3-like, giving the protein NRQPLEGNAKPLAKTGKQTTQLQSTFNINNYHDADTDAAVIIGTGTNACYLERTDAIIKCQGPVTASGSMAVNIEWENFWSSHFPITNYDISLIAERPNPYDQVFEKMIFGMYLGDIVRRVILRMTIESDIFGPLPSRLVKHFILTTPLVAKMHEDDSPDLKEIAHILKKTFGISEAPLKVRKLVVRICYLVTRRGARLASVGIVGILKKIGRDGTGGITSGHGGRSDIKMRRTVVAIESGLYTSYRMFRDHLHEAFNELLGEEVAQHVILKATKDGSGIGAALLAASYSYCTVHRRKPSYPGGSVFFHASLSISGSCTSVFTKSSSSGSSASLSG; this is encoded by the exons AACAGACAACCTCTAGAAGGCAATGCTAAGCCATTAGCCAAAACAGGAAAGCAGACAACACAATTACAATCTACTTTTAACATCAACAATTATCATGATGCTGACACTGATGCTGCAGTAATAATTGGGACTGGTACTAATGCTTGCTATCTAGAACGAACGGATGCTATTATTAAGTGTCAAGGCCCGGTTACAGCGTCTGGAAGCATG GCTGTCAACATAGAATGGGAAAATTTTTGGTCATCTCATTTCCCAATAACAAATTATGATATTAGTTTGATAGCTGAAAGACCTAATCCATATGATCAG GTTTTTGAGAAAATGATATTTGGAATGTATCTTGGTGACATTGTTAGGAGAGTGATTCTTAGAATGACAATAGAGTCGGATATATTTGGACCTCTGCCTTCCAGATTGGTGAAACACTTTATTTTGAC AACGCCTCTTGTGGCTAAAATGCACGAGGACGACTCTCCTGATCTGAAGGAAATAGCTCACATCTTGAAAAAAACTTTCGGG ATCTCAGAAGCTCCTTTGAAGGTCCGAAAGCTTGTTGTCAGAATATGTTACTTGGTGACAAGAAGGGGTGCTCGTTTAGCATCCGTTGGCATAGTAGGAATCTTGAAGAAGATCGGGCGTGACGGGACGGGAGGCATCACCAGCGGACATGGAGGAAGAAGCGACATAAAAATGAGAAGAACGGTTGTGGCGATCGAAAGTGGTTTGTACACAAGCTATAGGATGTTCCGAGATCACTTGCATGAGGCCTTCAATGAATTACTTGGGGAAGAAGTTGCCCAACATGTCATTCTAAAGGCCACCAAAGATGGATCGGGCATCGGAGCCGCTCTTCTTGCCGCATCATATTCTTACTGCACTGTCCATAGG AGAAAACCCTCATACCCCGGAGGCAGTGTCTTCTTCCACGCATCTTTATCTATCAGCGGTAGCTGTACTTCTGTTTTCACAAAATCATCTTCCTCTGGTAGCTCCGCCTCTCTGTCAGGCTGA
- the LOC130015096 gene encoding uncharacterized protein LOC130015096, producing MRPNVHFVFVSDQLIALLLGYIVGAFTAWALLRKEKRQPSSVIEAPLPPVVEEDDFHLEGSFSSIGEEDDFQLEGSSFLSIEAQLLKEYDFQPDREAELSEEDDFQSDREAELSEEDDFQSDKEAELSEKDDFHLTERQSYQKKRIFSLTETQIYQKKIQPDREAELPEEDDFVDTEARLPPVDKDAWKKTLPPGYDFQLEGSSFLSIEAQLLKEYDFQPDREAELSEEDDFLSDREAKLSEEDDFQSDKEAELSEEAELPEEEDFQPDREAELPEEDDFQPDREAELPEEDDFVDTEARLPPVDKDAWKKTLPPGYEGFLHVYEKYYEQIDSVV from the exons ATGCGGCCGAATGTCCA ttttgtttttgtttccgaTCAGCTTATTGCACTCCTTCTGGGATACATTGTCGGTGCTTTCACAGCATGGGCATTGCTACGCAAGGAGAAG AGGCAGCCCTCCTCTGTCATAGAGGCACCTCTACCGCCAGTGGTGGAGGAGGATGATTTTCATCTTGAGGGGTCATTCTCTTCCATAGGGGAGGAGGATGATTTTCAGCTGGAGGGGTCATCATTCTTGTCCATAGAGGCACAACTATTAAAGGAATATGATTTTCAGCCTGACAGAGAGGCGGAGCTATCAGAAGAAGACGATTTTCAGTCTGACAGAGAGGCGGAGCTATCAGAGGAAGACGATTTTCAGTCTGACAAAGAGGCGGAGCTATCAGAGAAAGATGATTTTCA TCTTACAGAGAGGCAGAGCTACCAGAAGAAGAGGATTTTCAGCCTGACTGAGACGCAGATCTATCAGAAGAAGATTCAGCCTGACAGAGAGGCAGAGCTACCAGAGGAAGATGATTTTGTGGACACAGAAGCACGGCTGCCGCCGGTAGATAAAGATGCGTGGAAGAAGACACTGCCTCCGGGGTATGATTTTCAGCTGGAGGGGTCATCATTCTTGTCCATAGAGGCACAACTATTAAAGGAATATGATTTTCAGCCTGACAGAGAGGCGGAGCTATCAGAAGAAGACGATTTTCTTTCTGACAGAGAGGCAAAGCTATCAGAGGAAGACGATTTTCAGTCTGACAAAGAGGCGGAGCTATCAGA AGAGGCAGAGCTACCGGAAGAAGAGGATTTTCAGCCTGATAGAGAGGCAGAGCTACCAGAAGAAGATGATTTTCAGCCTGACAGAGAGGCAGAGCTACCAGAGGAAGATGATTTTGTGGACACAGAAGCACGGCTGCCGCCGGTAGATAAAGATGCGTGGAAGAAGACACTGCCTCCGGGGTATGAGGGTTTTCTTCACGTGTACGAGAAATACTATGAACAGATTGACTCTGTGGTGtga
- the LOC126667858 gene encoding hexokinase-3-like — translation NRQPLEGNAKPLAKTGKQTTQLQSTFNINNYHDADTDAAVTIGIGTNACYLERTDAIIKCQGPVTASGSMAVNMEWGNFWSSHLPITNYDISLIAERPNPYDQVFEKMIFGMYLGDIVRRVILRMTIESDIFGPLPSRLVKHFILTTPLVAKMHEDDSPDLKEVAHILKKTFGISEAPLKVRKLVVRICYVVTRRGARLASVGIVGILKKIGRDGTGGITSGHGGRSDIKMKRTVVAIESGLYTSYRMFRDHLHEAFNELLGEEVAQHVILKATEDGSGIGAALLAASYSSCTVHRVHQP, via the exons AACAGACAACCTCTAGAAGGCAATGCTAAGCCATTAGCCAAAACAGGAAAGCAGACAACACAATTACAATCTACTTTTAACATCAACAATTATCATGATGCTGACACTGATGCGGCAGTAACAATTGGGATTGGTACTAATGCTTGCTATCTAGAACGAACGGATGCTATTATTAAGTGTCAAGGCCCGGTTACAGCGTCTGGAAGCAT GGCTGTCAACATGGAATGGGGAAATTTTTGGTCATCTCATTTGCCAATAACAAATTATGATATTAGTTTGATAGCTGAAAGACCTAATCCATATGATCAG GTTTTTGAGAAAATGATATTTGGAATGTATCTTGGTGACATTGTTAGGAGAGTGATTCTTAGAATGACAATAGAGTCGGATATATTTGGACCTCTGCCTTCCAGATTGGTGAAACACTTTATTTTGAC AACGCCTCTTGTGGCTAAAATGCACGAGGACGACTCTCCTGATCTGAAGGAAGTAGCTCACATCTTGAAAAAAACTTTCGGG ATCTCAGAAGCTCCTTTAAAGGTCCGAAAGCTTGTTGTCAGAATATGTTACGTGGTGACAAGAAGGGGTGCTCGTTTAGCATCCGTTGGCATAGTAGGAATCTTGAAGAAGATCGGGCGTGACGGGACGGGAGGCATCACCAGCGGACATGGAGGAAGAAGCGacataaaaatgaaaagaacGGTTGTGGCGATTGAAAGTGGTTTGTACACAAGCTATAGGATGTTCCGAGATCACTTGCATGAGGCCTTCAATGAATTACTTGGGGAAGAAGTTGCCCAACATGTCATTCTAAAGGCCACCGAAGATGGATCGGGCATCGGAGCCGCTCTTCTTGCCGCATCATATTCTTCCTGCACTGTCCATAGGGTACATCAgccataa
- the LOC130015095 gene encoding ATP-dependent RNA helicase drs1-like, whose translation MSTYCTLAGIHCRCFHSMGIATQGEGNGDRKNPIFVQKQLSQRQPSSVIEAPLPPVAEEEDFQLEASFSGEEDDFQLEASSFLSTEAQLLKEDDFQPDREAELSEEDDFQSDREVELSEEDDFQSDREVELSEEDDFQSDREAELSEEDDFQSDREAELPEEEDFQPDREPELP comes from the exons ATGTCCA CTTATTGCACTCTTGCTGGGATACATTGTCGGTGCTTTCACAGCATGGGCATTGCTACGCAAGGAGAAGGCAACGGAGACcgaaaaaatccaatttttgTGCAGAAGCAACTCTCCCAGAGGCAGCCCTCCTCTGTCATAGAGGCACCTCTACCGCCAGTGGCGGAGGAGGAGGATTTTCAGCTTGAGGCGTCATTCTCTGGGGAGGAGGATGATTTTCAGCTGGAGGCGTCGTCATTCTTGTCCACAGAGGCACAGCTACTAAAGGAAGATGATTTTCAGCCTGACAGAGAGGCGGAGCTATCAGAAGAAGACGATTTTCAGTCTGACAGAGAGGTAGAGCTATCAGAGGAAGACGATTTTCAGTCTGACAGAGAGGTGGAGCTATCAGAGGAAGATGATTTTCAGTCTGACAGAGAGGCAGAGCTATCAGAGGAAGACGATTTTCAATCTGACAGAGAGGCGGAGCTACCAGAAGAAGAGGATTTTCAGCCTGACAGAGAGCCAGAGCTACCATAA